The nucleotide sequence ctctctctctcccaaaaataaacattaaaaaaagattaattacaGCATATTATCAACTTTTAGTATAAGACAATggcttgtttttaatataaaaccaaCCATGTTACATTCCAAAAgcaaaaaatcaaacattttctaCGAGTTCCTTGGTCATATTTGTTTATACATATTCCCTTGAgagttttcatgtatttatttttttccaacctacttgaaaaaaaaacagtatgtatTTAATCCCCACTTCTTCTCAATAACATAAAGCAATATTTAATTACCTTTAAGTAGTTTGACCCAAGACTTTACTGTTTTAGAATATTGCCTCTGATCCTCTCACCCCTCTTCCAGGAGCACGAATCAACTGGGAGTTGTGAGTCGGAAAAAGAAAAGTCTCACACATCTGTGAAAGAAGATGAGACACCAGTCACAGCCTTAGTAAGTTGTTTTCTGTACACTATTAGATTCCTACAAAGAAAGATATCACTCAACTTAAAATTGTactccaggagcccctgggtagctcagtcggtcgagcatccgacttttgattttggctcaggtcatgttctcatggtttagttcggtttgagagttcgagccccacagaggCACTGGGAGTGGCTGAGattctcaatctctgtctctttctgcccttcccctgcatgcttgtgtgctcgctcgctctctctctcaaaacaaataaactttaaaatcgtATTTCCAATATGAATCTAGTCTGTTATCCATATTGctaaaataatgattttactTTCTAGATAAGTAGCATCAGTGATAAACTAGCCAGTGGATCATGTTTAGCTGTGCCTATTATAAAGGAAAACTcattcttccctttaaaaataaaaccttattttccaTGATTGTCATTGGGTGGGGAAATCTCCCCAAGAAGAACAGACAGAACTCACTGCCCCAGTCTTGATGCTTCAGATTCATTTTCCCCTTTGGGAGTCTTTCACTAATTGATGCTCTCATTACCACACAGTGGCAAAGGTTCAGAGATAACAAAAGGAAACTCACAGAGAATTACGTGCCACCAAATAAAATGGCCTCACACAGTGTGTCTTATCCACCTTCCATGCACTACTGCCTAAATGGCTTCCTGCCTGACAGCCCACATCTAAGCAACAAAGACCTGAGCAGGGCCCACCTTCAAAGATACCTATTCTCACTAGTGTGCTAGGGCCAGCTCTCAAGAGACAACTGTGCACATGTGTACAAACCCATGTTCAGTAATGTCTATttagtagcttgaaatcagccacagtaGGAGTATTAAGATTGTGGCCAATACTGCaaatcagcctttttttttttctggagagtcCGTATATAAACATTTGCCAGCATATCACTGTCTATATTCTTCATAGTCCAGACTCAAGAGGACCAACCCTAGTGAGAAAGAATTCACTCTCTACAGCATTGAAGACCAAACTTCTGAGTTCCTTTTCATATCTTGATGTCCCAGTTAGGCCAAACTTGGTCTTGACACCCAAAGTAGGCCTCCCCTTCAAGGAAAACCTCACCTCCTACCCAGTGGGGGGCAGAACTTTTCCCCATAACCTTTATAAATTACTCCAGTATTATATCAGTACAACCCAATCAGCTTAACATTGCCATAAGGTGCAATGGGAGGTCAGGGAAGACGAAAGGGAGTTTCATTTCCTTACATCTTTAGTAGTTGCCCTTACGCAGAATTTCAAAAGTTTGAGTTGAGATCTCATTGATTTCCAACTTCGCTATAATTATTTGCCCATATTGGGGTATATCTCAGAGGTTTTAATACCATTCTGTTTGCATTTAAAAGTTTAAGAGctaggagtgcttgggtggctcagtcggttgagcgtccaacttcagctcaggtcatgatctcccggcttatgggtttgagccccgtgttgggctctgtgctgacagctcagagcctggagctgctttgattctgtgtctccctgtctctctacccctccctcactcgcactctgtctctccctctgtctcaaataaactttaaaaaaaaaactttaaaaaatattttttaattttttaaaaaaagtttaaaagctaGAATTGCctcattgtatttttataatgtttatttatttattttgagggggtgagaggagcagagagagagagagagagagagagagagagagattcccaagcaggctcagtgctgttagCACATAGAAatccggagtcagatgcttaaccaactgagccaccctggcgcccctgtgCCTCATTGCTTTTTTAATGGAGTAAGGGGTATAAACACCCCAAGGGTCCATCAACAGGAGACTGAGTAAATAAATCAAGTTCCATTAGTACAATGTAATACAAtggtgttattaaaaaaaaaaaaaaaaaaaaaaaagaatgggcagaGTTATATACATTGAAAAGAGAACCAAGATAGATAGTTACAAAAAAGTAGTTGTGAACATTGTAATTagcatgatctcattttttaaataaaaaggcatgTATATACCCATATGAATACTTTGTATACAGAAAGCGTTTTGAGGGATATATATACTCAACCCATAATAATGGATACATCTTAGGAGTATGATTTGGAAAGGGGGAGAAATCTTTCACTACCAgtgacatttaagtttttaaatgtatatgtatcactgttataatttaaaattatatattaaaaactatgTAGCTATTGAACTAGACCCTTAAGATCTCTGTGTTCCACTGTCTACAATTTaggtaaattatacctcaatttaaaaaaaaggagctaTATACAGAAGTTCAGCCCACCACCTTAAAACTGAcattattgctttaaatgtaTGATTTTGATTAGCTAACcattgagaaattaagaaattaatttcatGTAATCATGATTATTTAGAAACAGGACACTTACTATTCTTCTTGACATTTTTACCAAGCTTTAAGGattcttacttattttaaaaaaatgttattgggaACTGTTAAATAGGAACTATTTGGTGGGGCCTGGGGGAGTTGGCAATGATCATTTACTGCAGAGACATATTAAAGAATGACAAAACAAAATGTCTGCCATTTTGGCACTCACCATTTGGTACATATACGGTGTGACAAGTATGTAAAATTCTGTTAGGAAGCAACAGATCTCAGTTGTTACGACCGTCAATGGATTCAACGTATGCACTATTTTTATGGCATCAAAATATTGGATATTTAAGAagtctcttattttttatccattccatgaAGGAAtcttctgaagaagaaaaagaaaaacaggagaatgCTGCTGTCAAAATCCAAGCAGCCTTCCGGGGACATTTAGTCAGAGAGgaggtgaagaaaatgaaaccaggtAATgctcaagaaaaggaaacagaggaaaaggaGTGAGGAGACCGGTTTTACTCCCCCGCTCCCCagaaaaatgtgaacaaataATCCAAATCCATCAACCTTGCtatgattgttttttttcttagcaaGGGAGATGTGATGTAGTGAAATAACATTTGTTGCTGTTGTGAAAATCTGTCATGAGCATTTGTTTAATAAACATGCCATTGAACACATGCCTCTTCAAGAtttccctgagatcatgagtcttATTTATACTTCTCCCAAGTCTATGTGTAAAGATGAAGAGCCTTGGATTTAAAGTTACAGAACTGGTGTATCTGAGTTTTCAGAGACCTCAGAGGTTACGTGGTCTCACCATCATCTAATGAATAAATCCCGTATCACATCGCTGCAAAACAGTCCTTTGGCTCCTGCTTCACTCCTGGTGATAGAGAATTTTACTGCCTTTCGAGAATAgtccatttagttttttttaataactcagaTTATGAAAAAGATAAGCTGAGTCAAAAATCTGCCTCCCTGTAAGTTTCacc is from Neofelis nebulosa isolate mNeoNeb1 chromosome 10, mNeoNeb1.pri, whole genome shotgun sequence and encodes:
- the SPA17 gene encoding sperm surface protein Sp17; protein product: MSIPFSNTHYRIPQGFGNLLEGLTREILREQPENIPAFAAAYFENLLEKREKTNFDPAEWGTKVDDRFYNNHAFKEHESTGSCESEKEKSHTSVKEDETPVTALESSEEEKEKQENAAVKIQAAFRGHLVREEVKKMKPGNAQEKETEEKE